A region of Thermus oshimai DSM 12092 DNA encodes the following proteins:
- the surE gene encoding 5'/3'-nucleotidase SurE gives MRILVTNDDGIFSPGIKALGLAMAALGEVYVVAPDVEQSAVGHGITVRRPLRFKHTQSAGFGEIPAYRVDGTPADCVVLGVHLLGRPDLLVSGINIGVNLGLDLTHSGTVAAALEGTSLGIPSLAFSLDTSGEELDFTEAARWAVRIARLVAEEGLPKGVLLNVNFPPGKPKGVMVTRLSTHRYEDTVVERLDPEGRPYYWIAGTPVGEEEEGTDLFAVRRGYISLTPVSLDFTAYGVLEGLAAWRERLEADLHPLL, from the coding sequence ATGCGCATCCTGGTGACCAACGACGACGGGATCTTCTCCCCCGGCATCAAGGCCCTGGGGCTGGCCATGGCCGCCCTTGGGGAGGTCTATGTGGTGGCCCCGGACGTGGAGCAGTCCGCGGTGGGCCACGGCATCACCGTGCGGCGCCCCTTGCGCTTCAAGCACACCCAAAGCGCGGGCTTCGGGGAGATCCCCGCCTACCGCGTGGACGGCACCCCCGCGGACTGCGTGGTCCTGGGGGTGCACCTCCTGGGCCGGCCGGACCTTTTGGTCTCGGGGATCAACATCGGGGTGAACCTGGGGCTGGACCTCACCCACTCCGGCACCGTGGCCGCGGCCTTGGAGGGGACCTCCCTGGGGATCCCCTCCCTCGCCTTCAGCCTGGACACCTCCGGGGAGGAGCTGGACTTCACGGAGGCCGCCCGCTGGGCGGTGCGCATCGCCCGGCTGGTGGCGGAGGAGGGGCTTCCTAAGGGGGTGCTCCTCAACGTGAACTTCCCCCCCGGGAAGCCCAAAGGGGTCATGGTCACCCGGCTTTCCACCCACCGCTACGAGGACACGGTGGTGGAGCGGCTGGACCCCGAGGGGCGGCCCTACTACTGGATCGCCGGGACCCCGGTGGGGGAGGAGGAGGAGGGGACGGACCTCTTTGCCGTGCGGCGGGGGTACATCTCCCTCACCCCCGTGAGCCTGGACTTCACCGCCTACGGGGTCCTAGAGGGGCTCGCCGCCTGGAGGGAGCGCCTCGAGGCGGACCTCCATCCCCTCCTTTAG
- a CDS encoding SAM hydrolase/SAM-dependent halogenase family protein: protein MRPVFFLSDFGLEDPYAGVVEAVLRARAPGVRVIHLAHGLPPGDLRRAAYALFEALPYLPEGAVVLAVVDPGVGTSRRAIAALGRRMYVGPDNGLFTLAWLLDPPRRAYGLEGVRPPRPQGVDPLPGWAPGGHTFHGRDRFAPAAAHLALGLPPEALGPEVAVGALVRLPLVLGPGPKGEVLTFDRFGNAIATLTQAPLGGWVRVGGHRVPIRRTFGDVPVGQAVAYLGSGGLLEIALNRGSAREALGLKEGMEVRLEALPPGGEPL from the coding sequence ATGCGCCCGGTCTTCTTCCTTTCGGACTTCGGCCTGGAAGACCCCTACGCGGGGGTGGTGGAGGCGGTCCTTAGGGCGCGGGCCCCGGGGGTGCGAGTGATCCACCTGGCCCACGGCCTCCCCCCGGGGGACCTGCGCCGGGCGGCCTACGCCCTCTTTGAGGCCCTGCCCTACCTCCCGGAAGGGGCGGTGGTCCTGGCGGTGGTGGACCCGGGGGTGGGGACCTCGAGGCGGGCCATCGCCGCCCTGGGAAGGCGCATGTACGTGGGGCCCGACAACGGCCTCTTCACCCTGGCCTGGCTCCTGGACCCGCCCCGGAGGGCCTATGGCCTCGAGGGGGTGCGCCCCCCCCGGCCCCAGGGGGTGGACCCCTTGCCGGGCTGGGCCCCCGGGGGGCACACCTTCCACGGCCGCGACCGCTTCGCCCCCGCCGCGGCCCACCTGGCCCTGGGCCTCCCCCCGGAGGCCTTGGGGCCGGAGGTGGCGGTGGGGGCGCTGGTGCGCCTGCCCCTGGTCTTAGGCCCGGGGCCTAAGGGCGAGGTCCTCACCTTTGACCGCTTCGGGAACGCCATCGCCACCCTCACCCAGGCCCCCTTGGGGGGGTGGGTGCGGGTGGGGGGGCATAGGGTCCCCATCCGCCGCACCTTCGGGGACGTGCCCGTGGGCCAGGCGGTGGCCTACCTGGGAAGCGGGGGGCTTTTGGAGATCGCCCTTAACCGGGGAAGCGCCCGGGAGGCCTTAGGCCTAAAGGAGGGGATGGAGGTCCGCCTCGAGGCGCTCCCTCCAGGCGGCGAGCCCCTCTAG
- a CDS encoding tetratricopeptide repeat protein codes for MKALWAMGVVLGLALAQTAQEYSARCLRFYQTGALESARATCELALVSEPEFKPALRLLVRIHLEEGNLAEARAYLERLGEDPEAPLLRGRLYLLEGRFRDVLGLSLPETPEGRFLKARALEGLGRYEEALREVEGLPPTGEVRLLAARLLLALGRPEEALGRLGGGLEEEALRGRLLFLLGRPKEAAELLEGLLPRLTQSPALYREALATLTQAYLGQGDWGRGLAALGQLARVVNLPALFLAKAWPWLLVLLLFLVLVLYGESRIEPLRTVEIVPEAWPGPGTLLLQALFALALALAVALFWGKSVYGNLFALATPHQGGEVLPLFYLAYGLFLLGAVLLFHRSFLSRILGPWPSWTEGFPVGVLLLLALLLFGLVRPYLGLPTLPLHLLTFLGLALMEPFFRGLVPQAYRERYRELGPYLSALLYPLLLPGPTVLLLLLSAGLLWLRARAQGTLGLGLGFVVAGVVLALLPPPWLRRL; via the coding sequence ATGAAAGCCCTTTGGGCGATGGGGGTGGTCCTGGGCCTGGCCCTCGCCCAGACCGCCCAGGAGTATTCCGCGCGCTGCCTGCGGTTTTACCAAACGGGCGCCCTGGAAAGCGCCCGCGCCACCTGCGAGCTGGCCCTGGTGAGCGAGCCCGAGTTCAAGCCCGCCCTACGGCTTCTCGTGCGCATCCACCTGGAGGAGGGGAACCTGGCGGAGGCCCGGGCCTACCTGGAGCGCCTGGGGGAGGACCCCGAGGCCCCCCTCCTCCGGGGGCGGCTTTACCTCCTGGAGGGGCGGTTTCGGGACGTGCTCGGCCTTTCCCTCCCCGAAACCCCCGAGGGGCGCTTCCTAAAGGCCCGCGCCCTGGAGGGCCTGGGCCGCTACGAGGAGGCCCTGAGGGAGGTGGAGGGGCTTCCCCCCACGGGGGAGGTCCGCCTCCTCGCCGCCCGGCTCCTCCTGGCCCTAGGCCGGCCCGAGGAGGCGTTGGGCCGGCTTGGGGGGGGCCTGGAGGAGGAGGCCCTGCGGGGGCGGCTCCTCTTCCTCCTGGGCCGGCCCAAGGAGGCGGCGGAGCTCTTGGAGGGCCTCCTTCCCCGCCTCACCCAAAGCCCGGCCCTCTACCGGGAGGCCCTCGCCACCCTCACCCAGGCCTATTTGGGCCAGGGGGACTGGGGCCGGGGCCTCGCCGCCTTGGGCCAACTCGCCCGGGTGGTGAACCTGCCCGCCCTTTTTCTGGCCAAGGCCTGGCCCTGGCTTTTGGTCCTCCTCCTCTTCCTCGTCCTGGTCCTTTACGGGGAAAGCCGGATTGAGCCCCTGCGCACGGTGGAGATCGTCCCCGAGGCCTGGCCGGGCCCCGGGACCCTCCTCCTCCAGGCCCTTTTTGCCCTGGCCCTGGCCCTGGCCGTGGCCCTCTTCTGGGGCAAGAGCGTCTACGGGAACCTCTTCGCCCTGGCCACCCCCCACCAAGGGGGGGAGGTGCTGCCCCTTTTCTACCTGGCCTACGGCCTCTTCCTCCTGGGCGCGGTGCTCCTCTTCCACCGCTCCTTTCTTTCCCGCATTCTGGGGCCCTGGCCCTCCTGGACGGAGGGGTTTCCCGTGGGGGTTCTGCTCCTCCTCGCCCTCCTCCTCTTCGGCCTGGTGCGCCCCTACCTGGGCCTTCCCACCCTGCCCCTCCACCTCCTCACCTTCCTGGGCCTGGCCCTCATGGAGCCCTTCTTCCGGGGGCTCGTGCCCCAGGCCTACCGGGAGCGCTACCGGGAGCTTGGGCCCTACCTCTCCGCCCTCCTCTACCCCCTCCTCCTCCCGGGGCCCACGGTGCTCCTCCTCCTCTTGAGCGCGGGGCTCCTGTGGCTCAGGGCGCGGGCCCAGGGGACCTTGGGCCTGGGGCTGGGCTTCGTGGTGGCGGGGGTGGTCCTGGCCCTTCTGCCCCCACCGTGGCTCCGGCGCCTTTAG